One genomic window of Micropterus dolomieu isolate WLL.071019.BEF.003 ecotype Adirondacks linkage group LG14, ASM2129224v1, whole genome shotgun sequence includes the following:
- the LOC123983509 gene encoding integrin beta-3-like yields MGALQAQRILWMCVLILTLSIFTGVCGLNVCTSRGASTCKQCLAVHPSCAWCFQEDFGQGVASSSRCNLKNELVAAGCAPSALASPTSRLHVIENRPLSNKAAGATQSVTQIKPQKLHITLRPDDAQRFTVKVRQVEDYPVDLYYLMDLSYSMNDDLFRLRTLGKGLAEAMNRTTSNLRMGFGAFVDKPLSPYMYISPKEAVKNPCYR; encoded by the exons ATGGGTGCTCTCCAGGCGCAAAGGATATTATGGATGTGTGTCTTGATCCTTACTCTTTCTATCTTCACAGGAGTGTGTG GTTTAAACGTCTGCACCTCCAGAGGGGCCAGCACATGCAAGCAATGTCTGGCTGTGCACCCCAGCTGTGCGTGGTGCTTCCAGGAG GATTTCGGCCAGGGGGTTGCCAGTTCTTCCCGCTGCAATCTGAAGAATGAGCTGGTGGCGGCGGGCTGTGCTCCATCAGCTCTGGCGTCTCCAACCAGCAGACTGCATGTGATCGAGAACCGGCCCCTCAGCAACAAGGCGGCAGGTGCCACACAAAGCGTCACCCAGATAAAGCCCCAGAAACTACACATCACCCTCAGACCAG ATGATGCTCAGCGCTTCACAGTAAAGGTGCGTCAGGTAGAGGACTACCCTGTAGATCTATACTACCTTATGGATCTCTCCTACTCCATGAATGATGACCTCTTCCGCCTGAGGACACTGGGCAAAGGCCTGGCCGAGGCCATGAACCGCACCACCAGCAACCTACGCATGGGCTTTGGGGCTTTTGTGGACAAGCCGCTCTCACCTTACATGTACATCTCCCCCAAAGAGGCTGTGAAGAACCCTTGCTACAGGTAA